The Triticum aestivum cultivar Chinese Spring chromosome 3A, IWGSC CS RefSeq v2.1, whole genome shotgun sequence genome includes a region encoding these proteins:
- the LOC123060015 gene encoding AFG1-like ATPase isoform X1 has product MLLRLRVGVTRRSAALLAAVPRGDAPAALPLPRRLHDAADHRPKPGGPLTLYRDLVSQGKLRHDVYQENVASELDSLLGRLKRYEMEMEDYHTKLSMWDNTREKERRRLLLEEAEDKQHDGVWIDEKRGFLDKLISRKRRANIEPGVGRWVSYLNRERKLDNLVGQKPVAPVAPKGLYLYGNVGSGKTMLMDMFYGATEGVIKHRRRFHFHEAMLEIHDHMHDVWKRRDDGKSMESSAFSWISGLPFDAKIKEWLIGEEKYKQDKHQKHILLAVADKFLVDRQANKCGASILCFDEIQTIDVFAIVALSGILSRLLSTGTVLVATSNKAPEDLNQDGMQREIFLELLSKLDETCNKILVGTETDYRRLIPTDGSTQIHYYWPTNPDTRNMFEAMWHDITNQTGGNITAVTIPVMFGRSIEIPQSCSGVARFDFEYLCGRPVGAADYIAIARNYHTIFISDLPAMSMKIRDKARRFITLIDEMYNHHCRLICLATLPIDNLFQGTEEGPLFDLESFQFETEAEGSKLRRDVSAEGNVGAGPSTRGLVSMLSGQEEMFAFRRAISRLIEMQTPLYLERVQHVHSSALQQQQGTPVLTKQSTVSQSAPL; this is encoded by the exons ATGCTGCTCCGGCTACGCGTCGGCGTCACCCGGCGATCCGCggccctcctcgccgccgtccccCGCGGCGACGCCCCCGCCGCGCTCCCCCTCCCCCGTCGCCTCCACGACGCCGCCGATCACCGCCCGAAACCAG GGGGTCCTCTAACGCTCTACAGGGACCTGGTGAGCCAAGGGAAGCTCCGGCATGACGTGTACCAGGAAAATGTTGCCTCCGAGCTAGACAGCTTGCTCGGCAGGCTCAAGCGGTACGAGATGGAGATGGAGGATTACCAT ACAAAGCTGTCTATGTGGGACAATACCAGGGAGAAAGAACGGCGGCGGCTTCTCCTCGAAGAAGCCGAGGATAAGCAGCACGATGGGGTGTGGATAGACGAGAAAAGGGGATTTCTCGATAAGTTGATTTCACG GAAAAGAAGAGCTAATATAGAGCCTGGAGTTGGAAGATGGGTTTCATATTTGAACAGAGAGAGGAAACTAGATAATTTGGTTGGCCAGAAACCAGTTGCACCTGTTGCTCCAAAAGGATTATACCTTTACGGGAATGTTGGAAGTG gcaagacaATGTTGATGGACATGTTTTATGGGGCCACAGAAGGTGTCATCAAACACAGGAGGAGGTTTCACTTTCATGAG GCTATGCTTGAAATACACGACCATATGCATGATGTGTGGAAGAGACGTGATGATGGCAAGTCTATGGAATCAAGTGCTTTCAGTTGGATATCAGGCCTCCCTTTCGATGCAAAAATCAAGGAATGGCTGATCGGGGAGGAAAAGTATAAACAAGATAAACATCAAAAACATATCCTGTTAGCTGTCGCTGACAAGTTCCTTGTCGATAGACAAGCAAATAAATGTGGTGCAAGCATTCTATGCTTTGACGAGATACAG ACTATTGATGTATTCGCTATTGTTGCCCTGTCTGGTATTCTCAGCAGACTATTAAGCACTGGGACTGTGCTTGTTGCTACCAGCAATAAAGCACCAGAAGATCTGAATCAG GATGGGATGCAACGCGAAATCTTCCTTGAGTTATTATCTAAGCTAGACGAGACCTGCAATAAGATTCTTGTTGGAACTGAAACGGATTATCGCCGCCTTATTCCTACGGATGGCTCAACTCAG ATTCACTATTATTGGCCTACCAATCCTGACACAAGGAATATGTTTGAGGCTATGTGGCATGACATAACTAACCAGACAGGAGGAAACATTACTGCAGTTACTATTCCTGTAATGTTTGGAAG GTCTATTGAGATTCCTCAAAGTTGTAGCGGTGTGGCAAGGTTTGACTTCGAGTATTTATGTGGACGCCCA GTCGGAGCTGCAGATTATATAGCAATAGCCAGGAACTACCATACAATTTTCATATCAGACCTTCCAGCTATGAGTATGAAGATCCGTGACAAG GCAAGAAGATTCATCACCCTTATTGATGAGATGTACAATCATCACTGCCGCCTTATATGTTTAGCTACCTTACCCATTGACAATCTATTTCAAGGAACTGAGGAAGGGCCTCTTTTTGATTTAGAGAG TTTCCAGTTTGAAACTGAAGCCGAAGGGTCAAAGTTAAGGAGGGATGTTTCCGCAGAAGGCAATGTTGGTGCAGGGCCCTCTACTAGAGGTCTGGTGTCAATGCTGTCTGGTCAAGAAGAGATGTTCGCGTTCCGAAGGGCG ATATCCCGGCTCATAGAAATGCAGACCCCGCTGTATCTCGAGCGCGTCCAGCATGTCCATTCTTCCGCCCTTCAACAACAGCAGGGCACCCCTGTTCTCACAAAACAGAGCACTGTATCTCAGTCTGCTCCCTTGTAG
- the LOC123060015 gene encoding AFG1-like ATPase isoform X2, with product MWDNTREKERRRLLLEEAEDKQHDGVWIDEKRGFLDKLISRKRRANIEPGVGRWVSYLNRERKLDNLVGQKPVAPVAPKGLYLYGNVGSGKTMLMDMFYGATEGVIKHRRRFHFHEAMLEIHDHMHDVWKRRDDGKSMESSAFSWISGLPFDAKIKEWLIGEEKYKQDKHQKHILLAVADKFLVDRQANKCGASILCFDEIQTIDVFAIVALSGILSRLLSTGTVLVATSNKAPEDLNQDGMQREIFLELLSKLDETCNKILVGTETDYRRLIPTDGSTQIHYYWPTNPDTRNMFEAMWHDITNQTGGNITAVTIPVMFGRSIEIPQSCSGVARFDFEYLCGRPVGAADYIAIARNYHTIFISDLPAMSMKIRDKARRFITLIDEMYNHHCRLICLATLPIDNLFQGTEEGPLFDLESFQFETEAEGSKLRRDVSAEGNVGAGPSTRGLVSMLSGQEEMFAFRRAISRLIEMQTPLYLERVQHVHSSALQQQQGTPVLTKQSTVSQSAPL from the exons ATGTGGGACAATACCAGGGAGAAAGAACGGCGGCGGCTTCTCCTCGAAGAAGCCGAGGATAAGCAGCACGATGGGGTGTGGATAGACGAGAAAAGGGGATTTCTCGATAAGTTGATTTCACG GAAAAGAAGAGCTAATATAGAGCCTGGAGTTGGAAGATGGGTTTCATATTTGAACAGAGAGAGGAAACTAGATAATTTGGTTGGCCAGAAACCAGTTGCACCTGTTGCTCCAAAAGGATTATACCTTTACGGGAATGTTGGAAGTG gcaagacaATGTTGATGGACATGTTTTATGGGGCCACAGAAGGTGTCATCAAACACAGGAGGAGGTTTCACTTTCATGAG GCTATGCTTGAAATACACGACCATATGCATGATGTGTGGAAGAGACGTGATGATGGCAAGTCTATGGAATCAAGTGCTTTCAGTTGGATATCAGGCCTCCCTTTCGATGCAAAAATCAAGGAATGGCTGATCGGGGAGGAAAAGTATAAACAAGATAAACATCAAAAACATATCCTGTTAGCTGTCGCTGACAAGTTCCTTGTCGATAGACAAGCAAATAAATGTGGTGCAAGCATTCTATGCTTTGACGAGATACAG ACTATTGATGTATTCGCTATTGTTGCCCTGTCTGGTATTCTCAGCAGACTATTAAGCACTGGGACTGTGCTTGTTGCTACCAGCAATAAAGCACCAGAAGATCTGAATCAG GATGGGATGCAACGCGAAATCTTCCTTGAGTTATTATCTAAGCTAGACGAGACCTGCAATAAGATTCTTGTTGGAACTGAAACGGATTATCGCCGCCTTATTCCTACGGATGGCTCAACTCAG ATTCACTATTATTGGCCTACCAATCCTGACACAAGGAATATGTTTGAGGCTATGTGGCATGACATAACTAACCAGACAGGAGGAAACATTACTGCAGTTACTATTCCTGTAATGTTTGGAAG GTCTATTGAGATTCCTCAAAGTTGTAGCGGTGTGGCAAGGTTTGACTTCGAGTATTTATGTGGACGCCCA GTCGGAGCTGCAGATTATATAGCAATAGCCAGGAACTACCATACAATTTTCATATCAGACCTTCCAGCTATGAGTATGAAGATCCGTGACAAG GCAAGAAGATTCATCACCCTTATTGATGAGATGTACAATCATCACTGCCGCCTTATATGTTTAGCTACCTTACCCATTGACAATCTATTTCAAGGAACTGAGGAAGGGCCTCTTTTTGATTTAGAGAG TTTCCAGTTTGAAACTGAAGCCGAAGGGTCAAAGTTAAGGAGGGATGTTTCCGCAGAAGGCAATGTTGGTGCAGGGCCCTCTACTAGAGGTCTGGTGTCAATGCTGTCTGGTCAAGAAGAGATGTTCGCGTTCCGAAGGGCG ATATCCCGGCTCATAGAAATGCAGACCCCGCTGTATCTCGAGCGCGTCCAGCATGTCCATTCTTCCGCCCTTCAACAACAGCAGGGCACCCCTGTTCTCACAAAACAGAGCACTGTATCTCAGTCTGCTCCCTTGTAG